A region of Ignavibacteriota bacterium DNA encodes the following proteins:
- a CDS encoding S8 family peptidase yields MFVFIRFIALFVFFTICSETLVYSQKNENKSSEKERLSKDNLLVMKNQSDIGSEEILQKSSALPNKSQQSKNTSNVVKDTNCFDNQIYVKFLYHNIIPHIINESNLHLYAISFGNPELDILIPKYRIIRIEEAFKVNSKKHSEYLNSADRTNNSNLKNIFRIVFEPSQNIDDIIQEFSMFDFVEYAEPVPIDRVFAVPNDTRYNDQFYLGKISAAAAWDIHKGENGLTTVLIGICDSGTDWTHNDLVENLYQNLGEDADGDGLTIEYIGGQWVLDPGDLNDIDDDGNGYVDDLIGWNFVTDDGTAANNPKAVIPNKHGTHVAGIAAAKTNNSTGIASISWNVKYLPTKNGNNSGSTSIINGYSGIIYLAEMGADIINCSWGGYSYSKANQEVIDYVKSLGSYLVISAGNNSNNTRTYPADYKGVLSVGSVAQSDAKAYYSSYGAWVDVAAPGGDWFGDARILSTVPNNGYEVMQGTSMASPLVAGLLGLMKSYNYDYTNDELTEILLANSDDISSPLGNYNNLMGFGRINAEKSLEFPNAKMTNKLKILPAGFEFIPNKDNYAPDENISIVVHADNFNPLYGSSNVSFELTQQENILNILSGSGNCTFTGDSRIKLDTLKVKVKNNINKAFAKANLALTFTTDVGIIGDSTFNFEINIVDPDKVPKVFAYNAFSQDSDPISPLSFIINDATNLNFLTADRSPVFARGGTWFEGKWYCIEDDGTGSLKLVTYDTTNGQRTIVMNFDIPVNGLAYDPETNLIWAVGGLNGQSFYTVNPKSGSVKLVQEFDYGMLLINLACDKDGNLFMIDIEDDNILQYDKWEGDFPFWKDLNADYNFAQSMEYDLDNEMLYLSSYFYDSESNLNSEISYFDFDNSSVMKLSDVKNNNEITALAVPHNYKPNKIDLVQPEFATIMQSNIVLKWNQFQNAEGYKLHFADNYDFIDEDIINLNDTMYVFDETPVLGKYYWYVEANLPGGANEFSGKWMFEIADIYCAPFTDECDEYIGKFEFNTISNTSGCGLLNGHSDYKHIQTTVVRGAEYQIKVTNPVQYNGDKVGVWIDYNQNEEFDTEELIILNSTDGNKTFLKNITIPNDAELGKTRLRARIVYNIDLDPCDYSDYGESEDYSVIITDIPAVITTIATNVRSTSAKTGGEVTSEGGLEVTSKGVCWSDNPNPDITDNKTIDGTGGGVFVSNITGLTEGTKYYYRAYATNSLGTSYGTEYELTTGTGDEQIITLNSGWNLISSFIAPDDSSIPAIWNDVKDNIVLVKNNAGKTYLPLFDVDNIVNWHNYEGYQVYTSQSVELVIAGTEVVPEDHNIALGSGWKIVSYLRNNPLNIVDAMATLTDDDALVIAKNNSGGTYLPMFGINNIGNMQPGQGYQIYLSKNSILTYPQNSLGKRALMDESLIKHPKILIPAISNTGNNSTLVIFADVPDGNEIGVYSEFDLLLGSGIFLDGKAIVTIWGNNSQSPGSDGAKANNELRIKHYDNKTGRLNDVELFEMTDIISGESQSWLNYKTDAVIIAKANIETMNDDLSIIVRPNPFSDVLTMEFSLKTESKVVICVYDNRGAKVSTLYEGFLQSGLKKISLDGSNLAIGDYTVIIDIENQRFIRKIIRMK; encoded by the coding sequence ATGTTTGTTTTTATAAGATTTATAGCATTATTCGTGTTCTTCACAATATGCTCAGAAACGCTGGTTTATTCTCAAAAAAATGAAAATAAATCGTCCGAAAAAGAACGCTTAAGTAAAGATAATTTACTTGTAATGAAAAATCAATCCGATATCGGAAGTGAAGAAATATTACAGAAGTCATCAGCATTGCCAAACAAATCTCAGCAATCAAAAAATACTTCAAATGTAGTTAAAGATACAAATTGTTTCGACAATCAAATTTATGTTAAATTTTTGTATCATAACATTATTCCGCATATTATAAATGAAAGTAATTTGCATCTTTATGCAATATCTTTTGGTAATCCGGAACTTGATATTCTGATTCCAAAATATCGTATAATAAGAATTGAAGAGGCATTCAAAGTTAATAGTAAAAAACATTCTGAATATTTGAACTCAGCCGATAGAACTAATAATTCTAATTTAAAAAATATTTTTAGAATTGTTTTTGAACCTTCACAAAATATTGACGATATAATTCAGGAATTCAGCATGTTTGATTTTGTGGAATATGCTGAACCTGTGCCAATTGACAGAGTTTTTGCTGTTCCAAACGATACACGATACAATGACCAGTTTTATCTTGGAAAAATTTCTGCTGCTGCAGCTTGGGATATTCACAAAGGTGAAAATGGTTTAACAACTGTATTGATAGGTATTTGCGATTCCGGAACTGACTGGACTCATAATGATTTAGTAGAAAATTTATACCAAAATTTAGGCGAAGATGCTGATGGCGATGGTCTTACTATAGAATATATCGGAGGTCAGTGGGTACTTGACCCGGGTGACCTTAATGATATTGACGATGATGGCAACGGCTATGTTGATGACCTTATTGGTTGGAATTTTGTTACTGATGATGGTACAGCTGCCAATAATCCAAAAGCGGTCATTCCTAATAAACATGGTACTCACGTAGCAGGAATTGCTGCAGCCAAAACAAATAACAGTACCGGAATAGCATCAATTTCGTGGAATGTAAAATATCTTCCAACAAAAAATGGGAATAATTCAGGCTCAACTTCAATCATTAACGGATATAGCGGAATTATCTACCTTGCAGAAATGGGAGCAGACATAATTAATTGCAGTTGGGGAGGATATTCATATTCAAAAGCTAATCAGGAAGTTATTGATTACGTCAAATCTTTAGGATCATATCTTGTAATCTCTGCCGGTAATAACAGCAACAATACAAGAACATATCCGGCAGATTACAAAGGTGTTCTGTCAGTAGGTTCTGTAGCTCAGTCTGACGCAAAAGCATATTATTCAAGCTATGGTGCCTGGGTGGATGTTGCAGCTCCGGGAGGTGATTGGTTCGGTGATGCTCGAATTCTAAGCACAGTGCCGAATAACGGTTATGAAGTGATGCAGGGTACTTCAATGGCATCACCACTGGTAGCCGGACTTCTTGGATTGATGAAATCATATAATTACGATTATACTAATGATGAATTAACTGAAATTCTTCTTGCTAATTCTGATGATATTTCATCTCCTCTTGGTAATTACAATAATTTAATGGGATTTGGAAGAATTAATGCTGAAAAATCTCTTGAATTTCCAAATGCGAAAATGACAAACAAATTGAAAATTCTTCCGGCTGGCTTTGAATTTATTCCCAACAAGGATAATTACGCTCCGGATGAAAATATATCAATTGTAGTTCATGCAGATAATTTTAACCCTCTCTATGGTTCTTCTAATGTCAGTTTCGAACTTACTCAACAAGAGAATATTTTGAATATTCTATCCGGCAGCGGAAATTGTACATTCACAGGAGACTCACGCATTAAATTGGATACATTGAAGGTAAAAGTAAAAAACAATATCAATAAGGCTTTTGCCAAAGCCAATCTGGCTCTAACTTTTACTACTGATGTAGGTATTATTGGTGACAGTACATTCAATTTTGAAATTAATATTGTTGACCCTGACAAAGTACCAAAAGTATTCGCTTATAATGCATTCAGCCAAGATTCTGATCCAATTAGCCCTTTGTCATTTATTATTAATGACGCTACTAATTTGAACTTTTTGACAGCAGACCGATCACCTGTTTTTGCAAGAGGGGGGACCTGGTTCGAAGGAAAGTGGTATTGTATTGAAGATGATGGTACCGGTTCGTTAAAATTAGTGACATACGACACTACCAATGGTCAGAGAACAATTGTGATGAATTTCGATATACCGGTCAACGGGCTGGCTTATGACCCGGAAACTAATCTTATATGGGCTGTTGGCGGACTGAATGGTCAAAGTTTTTATACTGTTAATCCAAAATCGGGATCAGTTAAATTAGTTCAAGAATTTGATTATGGTATGCTACTCATCAATTTGGCATGTGATAAAGATGGAAATTTATTCATGATTGATATTGAAGATGATAATATTCTTCAATATGATAAATGGGAAGGTGATTTCCCATTTTGGAAAGATTTAAATGCAGATTATAATTTTGCACAAAGTATGGAATATGACCTTGATAATGAGATGCTTTATTTAAGTTCCTATTTTTATGATTCGGAAAGCAATCTTAATTCCGAGATTTCATATTTTGACTTTGACAACTCTTCGGTTATGAAACTATCTGATGTCAAGAATAATAATGAAATTACTGCTCTTGCAGTACCGCATAATTATAAACCTAATAAAATTGACCTTGTACAACCTGAATTTGCAACAATAATGCAAAGTAATATAGTTTTGAAATGGAATCAATTCCAGAATGCAGAAGGATATAAGTTGCATTTTGCAGATAATTATGATTTTATTGATGAAGATATTATCAATTTAAATGATACAATGTATGTATTCGATGAAACACCTGTGCTTGGAAAGTACTATTGGTACGTTGAAGCAAATCTGCCCGGAGGGGCAAACGAATTTTCAGGCAAATGGATGTTTGAAATTGCCGATATTTATTGTGCCCCATTTACTGACGAGTGCGATGAATACATTGGTAAATTTGAATTTAATACAATTTCAAATACATCAGGTTGCGGTCTTTTAAATGGTCATTCTGACTATAAACATATTCAAACTACTGTGGTCAGAGGAGCTGAATATCAAATCAAAGTGACTAATCCTGTTCAATATAATGGTGATAAAGTTGGTGTATGGATTGATTATAATCAAAATGAAGAATTCGACACAGAAGAATTGATTATACTGAATTCCACAGATGGCAATAAGACATTTTTGAAGAACATTACAATTCCAAATGATGCAGAATTAGGTAAAACAAGATTACGAGCAAGAATAGTATATAATATTGACTTAGATCCTTGCGATTATTCCGATTATGGCGAGTCGGAAGATTATTCTGTAATTATTACCGATATTCCTGCTGTTATAACTACAATTGCAACAAATGTAAGGTCAACATCAGCTAAAACTGGTGGCGAAGTTACTTCTGAAGGTGGTTTGGAAGTAACAAGTAAAGGTGTTTGTTGGTCTGATAATCCAAATCCGGATATTACAGATAATAAAACCATTGATGGTACTGGTGGTGGTGTTTTTGTCAGTAATATCACCGGGTTGACCGAAGGTACCAAGTATTATTACAGAGCTTATGCCACAAATTCATTGGGCACTTCTTATGGAACTGAGTACGAATTAACAACCGGCACCGGTGACGAACAAATCATTACATTAAATTCAGGATGGAATTTAATTTCATCCTTTATTGCACCCGATGATTCTTCAATACCCGCTATTTGGAATGATGTTAAAGATAACATAGTCTTAGTGAAGAACAATGCCGGAAAAACATATCTGCCATTATTTGATGTTGATAATATAGTAAATTGGCATAATTACGAAGGCTATCAGGTTTACACTTCTCAGTCGGTTGAGCTCGTAATTGCCGGTACAGAAGTTGTTCCGGAAGACCATAATATAGCTTTGGGGTCAGGCTGGAAAATTGTTTCCTACCTTCGCAATAATCCACTCAATATTGTTGATGCTATGGCTACATTGACTGATGATGATGCACTTGTAATCGCAAAAAATAATTCCGGTGGCACATATCTTCCTATGTTTGGCATTAATAATATTGGTAATATGCAACCGGGTCAAGGATATCAGATTTACTTAAGTAAAAATTCTATTCTGACTTATCCTCAAAACTCATTAGGGAAGCGTGCACTTATGGATGAAAGTTTAATCAAGCATCCAAAAATTCTAATACCGGCAATTTCAAATACCGGAAATAATTCTACTCTTGTTATATTTGCAGATGTTCCGGATGGCAATGAAATAGGTGTTTATTCTGAATTTGATTTACTTCTCGGATCAGGAATTTTCCTTGATGGAAAAGCAATAGTTACAATCTGGGGCAACAATTCTCAATCCCCGGGAAGCGATGGTGCTAAAGCCAACAACGAATTGCGGATAAAGCATTACGACAATAAAACAGGTAGATTGAATGATGTAGAGTTGTTCGAAATGACTGACATTATCAGCGGAGAATCACAATCTTGGCTGAATTACAAAACCGATGCTGTAATTATAGCTAAAGCAAATATTGAAACGATGAATGATGATTTATCCATTATTGTGAGACCAAATCCATTTTCAGATGTACTTACAATGGAGTTCAGTTTAAAAACTGAGAGCAAGGTCGTAATCTGTGTTTATGATAACAGAGGTGCCAAAGTTAGTACTTTATACGAAGGATTCCTTCAATCAGGCTTGAAGAAGATTTCACTTGATGGCTCTAATTTGGCGATTGGAGATTATACTGTTATTATTGATATTGAAAATCAAAGGTTCATAAGAAAAATTATTCGCATGAAGTAG
- a CDS encoding S8 family serine peptidase, whose translation MKNTLILYIIIGMLCEISAFGQEFNSYLIKYKGNPTKLSSELSKIGINQKPAINFNDMTKNKDSEILLNANQMEAISELGSFYLIPAGDFSKLAKVYELLGNDENFISLEPNYIFKIHKDDLKPNDSLYNQLWWIQAVNTEKAWRTSTGEGVIIGLIDTGIDFNHPDLKDNLWINSKEDLNGNGTFEPWPHTEQRNGVFGDLNGIDDDGNGFIDDVIGFDFVDQDFANFGDFSNPDPIPDDQGEHGTLVAGVMSSTRNNSIGIAGIAFNSKILTAKAFDITGNAESDDIARAIVYAVLNGAKVLNFSFGERNESPIVHDAIKFAYSMGCVMISSSGNNGWNNQHYPSDHPEVISVGGIDEGLVRAGRANYGSMLDIVAPSQNILTTDVGGGYKVTNGTSLAAPAVSAAAALILEKNPNLSPAEVRGIIQMSAQRINNPVWDVFYGAGILDIGNAVIASGSSVFEINYPKNEQYINISTNPEISITGTAASSLFESFDLAIGEGIMPSQWVVKTEKQFSQVIGSELGTINLVGLRNGIHTLSLRVYQKNTNIIERRIYLNITNDNSPLIVSSFNVENAYYNDKRVVILGASTDRKCNLIVRYGKSGEEQFRVTRQFDFNSRYHTVVLGDDIESEIEYSAEAIFFTSSGDSTKRNFNFMKKNDVFNTANFVRKNYTLPRTYLLNQVEDLYNNGKKHLAINDLSGLFIGDAAIYEFDNNSFKLKDTSREGWIAAGIGDSNGDGIPEIFGTSDGLSTIKQANIYGNNPFEKELYRSPIDSTFWAEQIFDIDGDGIDELIGYKFDLNLLNYYAVYKFINGNYRLLTRAILPGTLNQVALSRGSAIADFDGDGRYELVFANTRGHLFIYEFNNGTLNLEFVDSNSVASSSQYIEKPDIDGDGKPEIMHAYAGSVKLFNENEVGTPLWTVRLLRSTAPDSYEKEFWSDNIYGVRLGATRQGVFFRNGASFGDLNMDGKDEIVLSAFPNLYVWTWDSTNSNMKPFWYYPTTLSNTAVIHDFDGNGVNEIGISTFSNTSFFEFDVNFNGPHSPKNFEGWAESQTSAFFKWDEIENAEEYVLFFVDRSSNPPQAIEQARTSGTEILLDGLSANSYYEFVLACYNSNLPNEISDFSEIVEIITTPETKPNSIKILSDESINLSLSGRLSRNSLAPEYFRIFDSDGVIFSNCKSAIISNDSNLILTFDKKFLQGNYSLRNFRFSDYFNNPVRESEIIFEYFVPIEQPELYLLSLEFASETLLRIKFSEKVETTSAEIAENYKMNPIGRVLYAEVDQTDNQYVLLNLSQEIRNQGARGRNYTITANNIIAASGNEMTKGAGNTLGFVISKDNLRDVFIYPNPIRQSENPEIYFANLTNRATVTIMTLDGSELLTLVETDGNGGVEWDGRDRNGNLLPTGIYLFKVAGENSEGLNVFEEKGKFVILP comes from the coding sequence ATGAAAAATACATTAATTCTGTACATTATAATTGGAATGTTATGCGAGATTTCGGCTTTTGGTCAGGAATTTAATTCTTACTTAATTAAGTATAAAGGAAATCCAACAAAACTCAGTAGCGAGCTTTCAAAAATTGGAATAAATCAAAAACCTGCGATAAATTTCAATGATATGACTAAAAATAAAGATAGCGAAATTTTGCTAAATGCCAATCAAATGGAAGCTATTTCTGAACTTGGAAGTTTTTATCTGATTCCTGCAGGTGATTTCAGCAAATTGGCAAAAGTATATGAATTGCTTGGCAACGATGAAAATTTTATAAGTTTAGAGCCAAACTACATATTCAAAATTCATAAAGACGATTTAAAACCGAATGATTCACTTTATAATCAATTATGGTGGATTCAGGCTGTAAATACCGAAAAGGCTTGGCGAACATCAACAGGCGAGGGCGTCATAATCGGATTGATTGATACAGGAATTGATTTTAATCATCCTGATTTGAAAGACAATTTATGGATTAATTCAAAAGAAGATTTGAACGGGAACGGTACTTTTGAACCATGGCCACATACAGAGCAGCGTAATGGAGTTTTCGGTGATTTGAATGGCATAGATGATGATGGTAATGGATTTATTGATGATGTAATAGGATTTGATTTTGTTGACCAGGATTTTGCTAATTTCGGTGACTTTTCAAATCCTGACCCTATACCCGATGACCAAGGTGAACACGGTACGCTTGTTGCCGGAGTTATGAGCTCAACACGGAACAATTCAATAGGAATAGCGGGTATTGCTTTTAACTCGAAAATCTTGACAGCCAAAGCATTTGATATAACCGGTAATGCAGAGTCTGATGATATTGCAAGAGCTATTGTTTACGCAGTTTTAAACGGTGCTAAAGTCCTGAATTTCAGCTTCGGGGAAAGGAATGAATCGCCGATAGTACATGACGCTATCAAATTTGCATACTCAATGGGCTGTGTTATGATTTCTTCTTCAGGGAATAATGGCTGGAATAATCAGCATTATCCAAGCGACCATCCTGAAGTAATATCAGTCGGTGGCATTGATGAAGGGCTTGTTAGAGCAGGTAGAGCTAACTATGGCTCTATGCTGGATATTGTTGCACCTTCACAAAATATTCTAACAACTGATGTCGGTGGTGGCTACAAAGTTACAAATGGTACATCACTTGCTGCACCGGCAGTATCTGCTGCGGCGGCACTTATTCTTGAAAAAAATCCCAACCTCTCACCTGCCGAAGTTCGTGGAATAATCCAGATGTCAGCCCAAAGAATAAATAATCCCGTTTGGGATGTTTTCTATGGTGCAGGAATTCTTGATATAGGAAATGCTGTGATTGCAAGCGGCAGTTCAGTATTTGAAATTAACTATCCAAAAAATGAACAATATATAAATATTTCCACAAATCCTGAAATATCAATCACTGGTACAGCTGCATCAAGCTTATTCGAAAGTTTCGATTTAGCAATTGGAGAGGGAATTATGCCTTCTCAATGGGTAGTTAAAACAGAAAAACAATTTTCTCAGGTAATTGGTAGTGAGCTTGGTACAATCAATTTAGTAGGTTTGAGAAACGGAATTCATACCTTGTCACTCAGAGTTTATCAAAAAAACACAAATATTATTGAAAGAAGAATATATCTTAACATTACTAACGATAATTCACCTTTAATTGTATCAAGTTTTAATGTCGAAAATGCTTATTATAACGATAAAAGAGTAGTTATTTTAGGTGCTTCTACAGATAGAAAATGTAACCTCATAGTTAGATATGGAAAGTCCGGTGAAGAACAATTCCGAGTAACAAGGCAATTTGACTTTAATTCAAGATATCACACAGTAGTCTTGGGGGATGACATCGAGTCTGAAATTGAGTATTCGGCAGAAGCAATATTTTTTACAAGTTCAGGAGACAGCACGAAGAGAAATTTCAATTTTATGAAGAAAAATGATGTTTTTAATACTGCAAATTTTGTGAGGAAGAATTATACATTACCAAGAACATACTTGCTCAATCAGGTAGAAGACCTTTATAATAACGGCAAAAAGCATCTTGCAATAAATGACCTCAGCGGTTTATTTATAGGTGATGCAGCAATTTATGAATTTGATAATAACTCTTTCAAACTTAAGGACACATCCCGTGAAGGTTGGATTGCTGCAGGAATTGGCGATTCAAACGGTGATGGAATTCCTGAAATTTTTGGTACATCTGATGGTTTAAGCACCATCAAGCAAGCAAATATTTACGGGAATAATCCTTTTGAAAAGGAATTATACCGGAGTCCTATAGACTCAACCTTCTGGGCTGAGCAAATATTCGATATAGACGGTGACGGTATTGATGAGCTGATTGGATATAAATTTGATTTAAATTTGCTAAATTATTATGCTGTTTACAAATTTATAAATGGCAATTACAGATTACTAACACGCGCCATTCTTCCCGGAACTTTAAATCAGGTGGCTTTGTCACGTGGCTCAGCAATAGCTGATTTCGACGGCGATGGAAGGTATGAATTAGTCTTTGCAAATACACGAGGACATTTATTCATATATGAATTTAATAATGGCACTTTGAATCTTGAGTTTGTTGACTCTAATTCTGTGGCAAGCAGTTCTCAATATATAGAAAAGCCTGATATTGACGGCGATGGAAAACCGGAAATTATGCATGCTTATGCCGGAAGTGTTAAATTATTTAATGAAAATGAGGTCGGAACGCCACTTTGGACTGTTCGATTGTTACGTTCAACCGCTCCCGACTCTTACGAAAAAGAATTTTGGAGCGATAATATCTATGGTGTCAGGTTAGGTGCAACCCGGCAAGGAGTGTTTTTCAGGAATGGAGCCTCTTTCGGCGATCTGAACATGGACGGAAAAGATGAAATCGTACTTTCGGCATTCCCAAATTTATATGTTTGGACTTGGGATTCAACAAATAGTAATATGAAGCCATTTTGGTACTATCCAACTACTTTATCGAATACCGCTGTAATTCATGATTTTGATGGAAACGGAGTTAATGAAATAGGCATTTCGACATTTTCCAATACATCATTTTTTGAATTTGATGTAAATTTCAACGGTCCTCATTCGCCAAAGAATTTTGAAGGTTGGGCAGAAAGTCAGACTTCAGCATTTTTTAAATGGGATGAAATTGAAAATGCCGAGGAATATGTTCTGTTTTTTGTGGACAGAAGTTCAAATCCACCACAGGCAATCGAGCAGGCAAGAACAAGCGGAACTGAAATATTACTTGATGGATTATCTGCAAATTCATACTACGAATTTGTACTGGCTTGTTATAATTCAAATCTTCCAAACGAAATCAGTGATTTCAGTGAAATAGTCGAAATAATTACTACACCTGAAACCAAACCAAATTCAATTAAGATTTTGAGCGACGAAAGTATAAATCTAAGCTTATCCGGAAGACTAAGTAGAAACAGTCTTGCGCCTGAATATTTTAGAATTTTTGATTCGGATGGTGTAATTTTTAGCAACTGCAAATCAGCAATAATAAGCAATGACAGTAATTTGATTCTGACATTTGATAAGAAATTTTTACAAGGCAATTACTCTCTCAGAAACTTTAGATTCAGCGATTATTTCAATAATCCTGTTCGGGAAAGCGAAATTATTTTTGAATATTTTGTGCCAATTGAGCAGCCTGAATTATATCTTCTAAGTCTTGAATTTGCATCTGAGACGCTTCTAAGAATTAAATTTTCAGAAAAAGTTGAAACAACTTCAGCCGAAATTGCAGAAAATTACAAAATGAATCCTATTGGACGAGTTTTATATGCAGAAGTTGACCAAACTGACAATCAATATGTACTTTTGAATCTCTCACAGGAAATCAGAAATCAGGGAGCTCGAGGCAGAAACTATACTATAACTGCAAATAATATTATCGCTGCTTCAGGCAACGAAATGACTAAAGGTGCAGGAAATACACTTGGTTTTGTTATTTCAAAAGACAATTTGAGAGATGTTTTCATTTATCCAAATCCTATCCGACAATCTGAAAATCCTGAAATATATTTCGCAAATCTGACTAATAGAGCTACGGTTACTATCATGACATTAGACGGATCAGAATTACTTACTTTAGTAGAAACTGACGGTAATGGCGGTGTCGAATGGGACGGACGTGACAGAAACGGCAACTTACTTCCAACAGGAATTTATCTTTTCAAGGTTGCCGGAGAAAATTCCGAGGGTTTAAACGTGTTTGAAGAGAAAGGTAAATTTGTAATACTACCATAG